The window attttgaatgctaaaacactaggagaagccCATATCACTGGGAGAATTCGAAAATTCTGGTTGTGATTACTATGTACTACTTCAAATGTGTCCCCTAGGCCCATCACACATAATGTAATTAAACATGTGCATCGAATGAAAATTACGCAACGATCATGATCTATGTATATTTATGCATCAGTTTGAGAAAAACAGGATCTTGAATGACACCTTTAGTTCTACCATACTACTGATGGATAGGGACACAGTACTCTCCCTAGTCTTTTCCAGTgagaaaatttgaaaaaatgaTCCATTCCCTCCACCATGCTCATACTGTGTGATGTTACTTGCATGTATAAATAGATGCCTAAAGCTGCATATACCTAGCACCTTCAGCTCCAAAGTCCAACTATTATAGCCACATATATTTGAGAAAGCATCAAATGAACATCTTTGAATCTTCCACTCATAGTGGCTGCCAAGTGGTGATCAATGAGATTGAACACCAAAGGGCCCTCGTGATGGAGCTGCATAACCTTATCCTACCAACACTTGATCCCTGTAGTAGGCAGGAGAAGCTTGCGCAGCAACTCTTTCAAGATATATTCAGTTCCTCAAGTAAGGTTATCTCCTTTCTCGAACTTGGTGATAGCAGTAAGAAACAGGCCGATCTTATCAAATATAGAAGAAAAGGTGGCAAGAATAACGTGGATAGTCACATGTTGGGGGAGGAAGCTAAACAAATTGGAAATAAGAGAAGGTATATAGCAAAAGAGCATATATATGTTTACCTATATATCATTTACTGTGGTGGTTAAAATATTTATCCCTTCTCTTAGGAAGAATGCACAACACACAGGTTCAGTTGTGACACAAGCACCACACTTTGATGGATATCAATGGAGGAAGTATGGACAGAAGTGGATCTCCAAAGCAAAGCATTCTAGGTATGTAATAAAACATATGTATTGAtgtacttcatatatatataatattttctATACTGAATTTTGATTCTCATGTTGTATTCTGGTCGGGTGGTTTTTTGCTCGGTTTCCACTCAAAAAACTACACTGACACCTTTTTTATGTTTTCTTCTAATAAAATttgcggcaaagcttttgccgtcctttcaaaaaaaaaaggtgtgGATGATTAGCTTTGTGCACATATATTGTAGCTAAAATTGCAGCCATacgttttcgagaaaaaaaattgcAGCCATACATATTCTCATCTATGTGGATGAATAATATTTTGCATATTTTGCCTTTTGtgtataataaaaaatatataatgaTGTCATGCTTAATCAGGAGCTACTATAGATGTGCCAATAGTAAAGACCAAGGGTGTCTTGCAACTAAGACAGTTCAACAG is drawn from Miscanthus floridulus cultivar M001 unplaced genomic scaffold, ASM1932011v1 fs_263_1_2, whole genome shotgun sequence and contains these coding sequences:
- the LOC136531023 gene encoding probable WRKY transcription factor 67; the protein is MNIFESSTHSGCQVVINEIEHQRALVMELHNLILPTLDPCSRQEKLAQQLFQDIFSSSSKVISFLELGDSSKKQADLIKYRRKGGKNNVDSHMLGEEAKQIGNKRRKNAQHTGSVVTQAPHFDGYQWRKYGQKWISKAKHSRSYYRCANSKDQGCLATKTVQQKESDGSAGTVRLFDVDYYGQHICKNGDIIHPYVVETTKYSAPIVNHNQSISGSTVVHNDVLGIQDESFENLFMVPSTPEYLIDFTDIEMAGALEVTSMMIPEDIWA